The following are from one region of the Deltaproteobacteria bacterium genome:
- a CDS encoding AbrB/MazE/SpoVT family DNA-binding domain-containing protein, with protein sequence MPVSVQKVGPKGQVTLPKHVRDALGLKTGDLVETVLGREGAITRPVELRLKKVDVKKRLEAAERAAKEGRVLGPFTSASAAMRAVKQYARARRSH encoded by the coding sequence ATGCCTGTCAGCGTGCAAAAGGTCGGACCCAAGGGCCAGGTGACCCTCCCGAAGCACGTCCGGGACGCCCTCGGTCTCAAGACGGGCGATCTCGTGGAGACGGTGCTTGGCCGCGAGGGCGCGATCACCCGGCCGGTCGAGCTCCGGCTGAAGAAGGTCGATGTGAAGAAGCGGCTTGAGGCAGCGGAGCGGGCAGCGAAGGAGGGGCGGGTCCTCGGGCCCTTCACGTCGGCCAGCGCCGCGATGCGTGCCGTCAAGCAGTACGCCCGTGCGCGCCGTTCTCACTGA
- a CDS encoding type II toxin-antitoxin system Phd/YefM family antitoxin, which produces MLARTASSVGCVEAGGWVSLVREAPVQVGVYAAKTHLSRLLDRAARGEEVVITRNGKPIARLVPVQRRRGPRKLGALRGKVRVAADFDAPLPKETLALFEGVR; this is translated from the coding sequence ATGCTCGCCCGGACGGCCTCCTCTGTCGGTTGCGTCGAGGCCGGTGGCTGGGTCAGTCTAGTCAGAGAGGCCCCCGTGCAAGTTGGCGTGTACGCAGCCAAAACCCATCTCTCACGCCTGCTCGACAGGGCGGCGCGCGGAGAGGAGGTCGTGATCACGCGCAACGGGAAGCCCATCGCGAGGCTGGTTCCGGTCCAACGACGCCGCGGGCCCAGGAAGCTCGGCGCTCTCCGCGGTAAGGTCCGGGTGGCTGCCGACTTCGACGCCCCGCTGCCGAAGGAGACCCTCGCCCTCTTCGAGGGGGTGCGCTGA